In Echinimonas agarilytica, a single genomic region encodes these proteins:
- a CDS encoding glycosyltransferase family 2 protein, producing MVLNALQTPLVSVYIPTKNRPELLQRAINSVLAQSYPNVEILVSDDGSTDNTPELIAQWQSKHSNIVYLREETSKGACHARNKAIRVAKGEFITGLDDDDRFAPNRIEDFVAAWKGDASFLCSLKYDFDGKRNRPSHYYQRTIRFDDLVRRNYVGTQIFAHRQTLLDHDLLFDERYPAWQDYDFFTNILHTLGPAKRVYNRSYIQHIDHEQNRITNPLRILRGYRLYVTKYKAHMSPSQRLSLLVNANILRQHQMGDRVLKLCWKHLNLWDLFRIYKKQRMK from the coding sequence ATGGTTCTAAATGCATTGCAAACGCCACTTGTCAGCGTTTATATACCCACAAAAAACCGGCCTGAATTATTGCAACGCGCGATTAATTCGGTCCTTGCTCAAAGCTACCCAAATGTAGAAATCCTTGTTAGTGATGACGGCTCTACCGATAACACCCCTGAGTTAATCGCGCAATGGCAAAGCAAGCACAGCAACATCGTGTATTTGCGAGAAGAGACTTCCAAAGGCGCTTGTCATGCTCGCAACAAAGCGATTCGTGTGGCCAAAGGCGAGTTTATTACCGGGCTGGATGATGATGATCGGTTTGCGCCAAACAGAATCGAAGACTTTGTGGCGGCTTGGAAAGGCGATGCTTCATTTCTATGCTCATTAAAATACGACTTTGATGGCAAGCGAAATCGACCAAGCCACTACTATCAGCGCACCATAAGATTTGATGATCTCGTGCGTCGAAATTATGTGGGTACCCAAATATTTGCCCACCGGCAGACATTGCTCGATCACGACTTACTATTCGATGAACGTTATCCCGCCTGGCAAGACTACGACTTCTTCACCAATATTTTGCATACGCTTGGCCCAGCTAAGCGGGTGTATAACCGCTCGTACATTCAACACATCGACCACGAGCAAAACCGCATTACCAATCCGTTACGAATTTTACGCGGATACCGTTTGTATGTGACTAAGTACAAAGCTCATATGTCGCCTTCTCAAAGGCTTTCGTTGTTAGTGAACGCCAACATACTGCGGCAGCATCAAATGGGCGACCGAGTGCTTAAATTGTGTTGGAAGCATTTAAACCTGTGGGATTTATTCCGTATCTATAAAAAGCAGCGGATGAAGTAG